In the genome of Flexistipes sinusarabici DSM 4947, one region contains:
- a CDS encoding class I SAM-dependent RNA methyltransferase, protein MNTHTLNITDTAYEGYGVGRISGKTVFVPFTVQGDNVTIDIVEEKKKYSFGRLLKINSYSDHRGEKYCRHIGECGSCLFGHIKHNSQIIIKKQIVKNAFRKREDFKIDSFLSKEPLNYRFRVNMKVKNGKIGFLKPKSHDIVPVEECPVMKPSLMNKINALKDHTDKIKDGKIYVIENEESKALLKSDCNFSDSTREQLLKIFDGISSPAGIEGTKCIPVKTAFGIFYTGFNGFSQSNRFLTGDFQETVADMIPEGSRLLELYAGSGFLTLAAAGKAKHIDAYEISGESVSLAKKAKIPNACFQKEDVDKNILRISVSFDTILANPGRKGMGKNVTEFIKRNKPESFIYVSCNPMTMSRDIQRIGEHYYMDKFYLLDMFPGTYHIECIAKLTKKQKVN, encoded by the coding sequence ATGAATACTCATACATTGAATATAACCGATACAGCTTATGAAGGCTACGGTGTGGGCAGAATATCAGGAAAAACAGTCTTTGTTCCTTTTACCGTTCAAGGGGATAATGTCACCATAGACATTGTTGAGGAAAAAAAGAAATACTCCTTCGGCAGACTGCTGAAAATCAACAGCTATTCAGATCACCGCGGTGAAAAATACTGCCGGCATATCGGGGAATGCGGCAGCTGTCTTTTTGGACACATAAAGCATAACTCCCAGATAATAATAAAAAAACAGATTGTCAAAAATGCTTTCAGAAAACGTGAAGATTTCAAAATAGACAGTTTTCTTTCAAAAGAACCTTTGAATTATAGATTCAGAGTAAATATGAAAGTGAAAAACGGAAAAATCGGTTTTCTCAAGCCCAAAAGTCATGACATAGTCCCGGTGGAAGAATGCCCGGTAATGAAACCTTCTTTAATGAATAAAATTAACGCACTAAAAGATCACACAGACAAAATCAAAGACGGGAAAATATATGTAATTGAAAATGAAGAAAGCAAAGCACTGCTGAAATCAGACTGTAATTTCAGTGACAGCACCAGAGAACAATTACTAAAAATATTTGACGGGATTTCATCACCAGCTGGCATAGAGGGTACAAAATGCATCCCTGTAAAAACTGCATTCGGAATATTTTATACCGGTTTCAACGGTTTTTCACAATCCAACAGATTTCTCACGGGTGATTTTCAAGAAACTGTCGCAGATATGATCCCGGAGGGCAGCCGTTTGCTGGAACTGTACGCCGGATCAGGATTTTTAACCCTGGCTGCGGCCGGGAAAGCAAAACATATAGACGCTTATGAAATATCCGGAGAATCAGTATCTCTGGCAAAAAAAGCTAAAATTCCCAACGCATGCTTTCAAAAGGAAGATGTAGACAAAAATATTCTCAGAATTTCAGTTTCATTTGATACAATCCTCGCCAATCCGGGCAGAAAAGGAATGGGAAAAAACGTAACAGAATTTATAAAACGAAATAAACCAGAAAGTTTCATCTATGTTTCCTGTAATCCTATGACAATGTCAAGGGACATCCAAAGAATTGGCGAGCACTACTATATGGATAAATTCTACCTTCTTGATATGTTCCCTGGAACATATCATATAGAATGCATAGCAAAATTGACTAAAAAGCAAAAAGTCAACTAA
- a CDS encoding ABC transporter permease — translation MVRNRIFRGINKYLLFYTGLFIVLFFIIVAVFAPYISPYDPTAVHLSNVLAPPSLQHFFGTDELGRDVFSRVVYGSRISISVGFVAVGISVVIGLIFGLLAGYFGKFVDTIIMRFVDIMLCFPAFFLILAVITFLEPSVYNVMIVIGLTSWMGVTRLVRAETMSIKTRDYVTAARLQDLTYTKILIKYILPNVITPVFVAATLGVAGAILTESALSFLGLGVQPPTPSWGNILTAGKDNITFAWWLSVFPGLAIFITVLGYNLLGEGLRDILDPKIAKE, via the coding sequence ATGGTAAGAAATAGAATATTCAGAGGTATAAACAAATACCTGCTCTTTTATACAGGGCTGTTTATAGTTTTATTCTTCATAATCGTGGCAGTATTTGCACCATACATAAGCCCATACGACCCCACTGCTGTTCATCTGAGCAATGTACTCGCTCCCCCTTCGTTGCAGCATTTTTTCGGAACGGATGAGCTCGGAAGAGATGTTTTCAGCAGAGTGGTTTACGGCTCAAGAATATCCATATCAGTTGGATTCGTGGCAGTGGGGATATCTGTAGTCATTGGTCTTATTTTCGGGCTGTTAGCCGGCTATTTCGGAAAGTTTGTTGATACAATAATTATGAGATTTGTAGATATTATGCTCTGCTTCCCCGCTTTCTTTCTTATCTTAGCTGTAATAACATTCCTGGAACCATCCGTTTACAATGTAATGATTGTGATAGGCCTTACAAGCTGGATGGGGGTTACCAGGCTTGTCAGGGCTGAAACAATGAGTATAAAAACAAGAGATTATGTCACAGCTGCAAGACTCCAGGACCTTACGTACACCAAAATTCTTATAAAATACATACTCCCCAACGTCATAACACCCGTATTTGTGGCTGCAACACTGGGGGTTGCAGGAGCAATATTAACAGAATCAGCTTTAAGTTTTCTGGGGCTCGGTGTTCAGCCTCCAACTCCATCTTGGGGGAACATCCTGACTGCAGGCAAAGACAATATAACTTTTGCCTGGTGGTTGTCCGTTTTCCCCGGCCTTGCAATATTTATAACTGTACTGGGGTACAACCTACTGGGGGAAGGGTTGAGGGATATTCTGGATCCAAAAATAGCCAAGGAATAG
- a CDS encoding HAMP domain-containing protein, giving the protein MAESQVSKMNEIEKSKFFSVKAKILLIFLISFGIIIAIWVRTYSYFSKNMIQNTEKILTDTSKDLSNYLQTWINFNFRQLNLLASMEEFKNMNPAQQKKILKKIPEKYPWVYLAFTTDIRGNNIARSDNNPLKDYSDRKYVKEIREGKPRSWQRLIGKTSGKPALVLSVPIKRDSRRVGVLAVAMTLKEISQYVTNWSRGKTGYAFLLDNKNYILAHKNPAFTRKMQQLPYKLKSKEGGNLSGFYHFTDKTGTQYVAKVEKTVFDWKLVVAQSSKEAYAQIIKVRNLMLIAVIVIILVVLPTIYLFTRALGNQIIKLSEIADSLSDGDLGVENNIKTNDEIGLLANSMRRLQRSLKLAKDMLEK; this is encoded by the coding sequence ATGGCTGAAAGTCAAGTGTCTAAAATGAATGAAATTGAAAAATCAAAATTTTTTAGCGTAAAAGCTAAAATCCTTCTTATTTTCCTCATATCTTTCGGTATTATTATAGCTATCTGGGTTAGAACCTACAGTTATTTTTCAAAAAACATGATACAGAATACAGAAAAAATACTAACAGATACATCGAAGGATTTATCCAATTATCTTCAAACATGGATAAACTTTAATTTCAGACAGTTAAATCTTTTGGCATCTATGGAAGAGTTTAAAAATATGAACCCTGCCCAGCAGAAAAAAATACTAAAAAAAATCCCTGAAAAATACCCCTGGGTATATTTGGCTTTTACCACTGATATCCGGGGCAACAATATAGCACGAAGTGATAATAATCCCTTAAAAGATTACAGTGACCGAAAATATGTTAAAGAAATAAGAGAGGGCAAACCCAGATCCTGGCAGAGACTAATAGGAAAAACCAGCGGCAAACCTGCTCTTGTTCTCTCTGTACCTATAAAAAGAGATAGCAGGAGAGTCGGTGTTTTAGCCGTAGCCATGACGTTGAAAGAAATCTCCCAATATGTGACAAACTGGTCACGTGGTAAAACCGGCTATGCCTTCTTGCTTGATAATAAAAACTACATTCTTGCCCATAAAAATCCTGCTTTTACCAGAAAAATGCAACAGTTGCCCTATAAATTAAAAAGCAAAGAAGGAGGAAACCTCTCCGGTTTTTACCATTTTACCGACAAAACCGGCACCCAGTATGTGGCAAAAGTTGAAAAAACCGTATTTGACTGGAAACTTGTTGTGGCGCAGTCCAGCAAGGAGGCATATGCGCAGATTATAAAAGTAAGAAACCTTATGCTGATTGCTGTAATAGTTATAATTCTTGTTGTTCTTCCCACAATATATCTTTTCACCAGAGCACTTGGAAATCAGATTATCAAACTATCGGAGATTGCTGACAGCTTGAGCGACGGAGATCTCGGTGTTGAAAATAATATTAAAACCAATGATGAAATCGGGTTACTGGCAAACAGCATGAGAAGACTGCAGCGCAGTCTGAAACTTGCAAAAGATATGCTGGAAAAATAA
- the radC gene encoding RadC family protein, with translation MKKHYHGHRSRLKERLSKNPDSMFDYEIIELLLGYVVKGKDVKPMAKDLLKQCEGISGIFGCKSSDIKGLGEESDIFFRLIREFYRRVNLDKAEKEKSLVDSPEKVYEFLKYHIGYSEREVFVVLLLDSANAVKGYEVMSEGTVNQANVYPREIANKALQKGATAAIICHNHPSANLKPSNDDLRITRKIKEGLSLFDIGLLDHLIITAQGFLSFKREGYL, from the coding sequence ATGAAAAAGCACTATCATGGCCATAGGAGCAGGTTGAAAGAGCGGCTTTCCAAAAATCCTGACTCAATGTTTGATTATGAAATAATAGAGCTGCTTCTTGGATATGTTGTGAAAGGTAAAGATGTGAAACCTATGGCCAAAGATCTTTTAAAACAGTGTGAGGGAATCTCCGGTATCTTTGGCTGCAAATCATCGGATATTAAAGGTCTTGGAGAAGAGTCAGATATATTTTTCCGTCTGATTCGGGAATTTTACCGTAGAGTCAATCTGGATAAGGCTGAGAAGGAAAAATCATTGGTTGACAGTCCGGAAAAAGTTTATGAATTTCTGAAGTATCATATAGGTTATTCAGAAAGGGAGGTTTTTGTAGTTTTGCTGCTGGATAGTGCAAATGCTGTAAAAGGTTACGAGGTTATGTCGGAAGGGACGGTGAACCAGGCAAACGTATATCCGAGAGAAATAGCCAATAAAGCTTTACAAAAGGGTGCCACTGCAGCGATTATATGTCACAATCATCCCAGTGCCAATTTAAAACCGTCAAATGACGATTTAAGGATTACACGTAAAATCAAAGAAGGCTTGTCTCTGTTTGATATAGGTCTGCTTGATCATCTCATTATTACAGCTCAGGGTTTTTTATCATTTAAAAGGGAAGGGTATTTATAA
- a CDS encoding complex I NDUFA9 subunit family protein, with product MKNTVFLTGATGFVGNEVLEELLKKNYRVKVLVRDKDRLKENSADIIPVEGDVLNPESFRKEMEDVDTVIHLVGIIREFPSQGITFEKLHFEATKNVVDTAVSNGIKRFIHMSANGARENVVTDYHKTKYKAEEYVRNSGLTYTIFRPSLIYGPGDSFVNMLADMIKKLPVFSYFGKGDYKMQPVSVYEVAEIFAESIPISTMYGKTYSVCGDKVYTYRELLNIIMDVINKKRLLVSVPEAFVSAGIAAFGGFSWFPITKDQFIMLKEGNVCTDDEAFEETSVKKRNMKELLKTYLS from the coding sequence ATGAAGAATACTGTGTTTTTAACCGGTGCAACGGGCTTTGTAGGTAATGAAGTACTTGAAGAGCTTCTTAAAAAAAATTACCGCGTTAAAGTGCTGGTAAGAGATAAAGATAGGTTAAAAGAGAACTCTGCCGATATAATTCCGGTGGAGGGTGATGTTTTAAATCCGGAAAGCTTCAGGAAAGAAATGGAAGATGTGGATACTGTTATTCATCTTGTGGGAATAATCAGAGAGTTTCCGTCACAAGGTATAACATTTGAAAAACTTCATTTTGAAGCAACAAAAAACGTTGTGGATACAGCTGTTAGCAACGGAATAAAACGTTTTATACATATGTCTGCCAACGGTGCCAGGGAAAATGTCGTAACGGATTATCACAAAACAAAATACAAGGCAGAGGAATATGTTAGAAATTCCGGGCTGACGTATACGATTTTCAGACCTTCACTGATATACGGCCCGGGGGACTCTTTTGTCAATATGCTGGCAGATATGATAAAGAAACTGCCTGTTTTTTCTTATTTCGGCAAAGGTGATTACAAAATGCAGCCCGTCAGTGTCTATGAAGTAGCGGAAATTTTCGCGGAAAGCATTCCGATTTCAACAATGTATGGCAAAACATATTCTGTTTGCGGCGATAAGGTTTATACTTATCGGGAACTGTTAAATATTATAATGGATGTTATAAACAAAAAACGTCTGCTGGTTTCTGTTCCCGAAGCCTTTGTAAGTGCTGGTATAGCTGCTTTTGGGGGATTCAGCTGGTTTCCCATTACAAAGGATCAGTTTATTATGCTGAAAGAGGGTAACGTTTGCACTGATGACGAAGCTTTTGAAGAAACAAGTGTTAAAAAAAGGAATATGAAAGAATTGCTGAAAACTTATCTTTCTTGA
- a CDS encoding ABC transporter permease gives MLVYILKRLLGMIPLIIGITLISFSVIHMTPGDPTQLLTSMNPNVSPDASQKLVEMYNLDEPIHVQYWLWLKNVSMLDFGQSFALDGMSVTEKIANRLPYTIYLNVMSIILIFIIALPLGIMNAYYKDTFFDKISTVMVFMGFAVPTFWLALLCMYFFGIQLGWLPISGLMSYNFSELSLWGKFVDLAKHSVLPVGVSVFGSLAGLSRYARNSMLDVLNNDYVTAARARGLSEGKVLFRHALKNALLPIITIIGLSIPGLIGGSVIFESIFSIPGMGQLFYQSVMMRDYPVVMGILVIGALLTLAGNLIADILYAVVDPRIRYGKK, from the coding sequence TTGCTTGTATATATACTTAAACGTCTTTTGGGAATGATTCCCCTTATTATTGGCATTACCCTTATCAGTTTTTCTGTAATCCATATGACTCCCGGCGATCCCACACAATTGCTGACATCAATGAATCCCAATGTTTCTCCGGACGCATCGCAGAAATTAGTAGAAATGTATAATCTCGATGAACCCATTCATGTTCAATACTGGCTGTGGCTTAAAAATGTAAGTATGCTGGATTTTGGCCAGTCGTTTGCATTGGACGGAATGAGTGTAACCGAAAAAATCGCTAACCGGCTGCCTTACACGATCTATTTAAACGTTATGTCGATAATCCTCATTTTCATTATAGCGCTCCCCCTGGGCATTATGAATGCTTATTATAAAGACACGTTCTTTGACAAAATAAGTACCGTAATGGTATTTATGGGTTTTGCTGTCCCGACATTCTGGCTCGCATTGTTGTGTATGTATTTTTTCGGAATTCAACTTGGATGGTTGCCTATTTCAGGGCTGATGTCATATAATTTCAGTGAGTTGAGCCTTTGGGGTAAATTTGTCGACTTGGCAAAGCACAGTGTACTCCCTGTCGGGGTATCAGTCTTTGGCAGTTTGGCTGGATTGAGCAGATATGCCAGAAACAGCATGCTGGATGTGCTTAACAATGACTATGTGACTGCGGCAAGAGCTCGCGGACTCAGTGAGGGTAAAGTTCTGTTCAGACATGCACTTAAGAACGCTCTCCTTCCCATTATAACAATTATTGGACTTTCAATACCCGGTCTTATAGGCGGCAGTGTTATTTTTGAATCCATTTTCAGTATTCCTGGAATGGGTCAGCTTTTTTATCAGTCGGTTATGATGCGGGATTATCCGGTTGTCATGGGCATACTTGTAATCGGGGCGCTGCTGACCCTTGCCGGAAATTTAATAGCCGATATACTTTACGCAGTTGTTGATCCGAGGATCCGCTATGGTAAGAAATAG
- the tpiA gene encoding triose-phosphate isomerase: MRKPFIAGNWKMNLTLDMAQELTDKIAAENIDFNRVGVALIPSYTNLYPVYKILKSTGTEIRLGSQNVHFEKNGAYTGEVSVEMLKSVGCTFALLGHSERRNILGETDELINKKLHSCIDQGLDAIVCVGETLNEREAHIHKEQTVSQVGKALKGIEKKFLNNIIIAYEPVWAIGTGKTAGKEDAEEIHSAVRDFIKSKYGEEAASEIKIIYGGSVKPENIKELINMENIDGALVGGASLKFESFSKIIQNCTI, encoded by the coding sequence ATGAGAAAACCTTTTATTGCTGGCAACTGGAAAATGAATCTAACCCTTGATATGGCACAAGAGCTGACCGATAAAATTGCAGCCGAAAATATCGACTTTAACAGAGTTGGTGTTGCCTTAATCCCTTCTTATACGAATCTTTATCCTGTTTATAAAATACTGAAATCTACAGGGACAGAGATCAGGTTGGGATCTCAAAATGTTCATTTCGAGAAAAACGGGGCATACACCGGTGAAGTTTCTGTTGAAATGCTAAAATCTGTTGGGTGTACGTTCGCACTTCTCGGTCATTCTGAAAGAAGAAACATACTTGGAGAAACTGACGAATTGATAAACAAAAAGCTTCATTCCTGCATTGACCAAGGTTTGGATGCCATAGTGTGCGTTGGTGAAACGCTTAATGAAAGAGAAGCTCATATTCATAAAGAGCAGACAGTTTCACAGGTTGGGAAAGCCCTGAAAGGGATAGAGAAAAAGTTTCTAAACAATATTATCATAGCTTATGAGCCGGTCTGGGCTATAGGAACAGGAAAAACAGCCGGAAAAGAGGATGCCGAGGAAATTCACTCTGCTGTCAGAGATTTTATTAAATCCAAATACGGCGAAGAAGCTGCATCTGAAATAAAAATTATTTATGGCGGCAGTGTCAAACCGGAAAATATAAAAGAGCTTATAAATATGGAAAATATAGACGGAGCTCTTGTGGGCGGAGCAAGTTTGAAGTTTGAATCTTTTAGTAAAATAATACAAAATTGTACGATATAG
- a CDS encoding bactofilin family protein, producing the protein MMKTKNEDGTINAFLGKNTCFNGTLAFDGLVRIDGTFEGNVKTNDTFVIANSGNVKADIDAGTIKISGNFEGTVVAKTKVELYKPAQVTGTIKTPSLVIEDGVVFNGTTEMGKNSGKNTQSNEGEKK; encoded by the coding sequence ATGATGAAAACCAAAAATGAAGACGGCACAATAAATGCTTTTCTTGGGAAAAATACCTGTTTCAACGGTACACTGGCTTTTGACGGGCTTGTCCGAATAGATGGAACTTTTGAAGGCAATGTAAAAACAAATGACACCTTTGTTATCGCTAATTCCGGCAACGTAAAAGCTGACATAGATGCCGGAACAATTAAAATATCCGGTAACTTTGAAGGAACAGTTGTTGCTAAAACAAAAGTTGAACTTTATAAACCGGCACAGGTCACAGGTACCATAAAAACCCCTTCATTGGTGATTGAAGACGGGGTGGTATTCAACGGAACAACTGAAATGGGAAAAAATTCCGGGAAAAATACACAATCAAACGAAGGTGAAAAGAAATGA
- a CDS encoding peptide-binding protein — MHCSKYFKLAVLLFSFLIFACSQQEKTNVENKKETAPTPTKEAKSEKSFGGMLFEGSIGDASNLIPILASDSVSHSVASFVYNGLLKYNKNLKLVGDLAKDWEISDNKKTITFNLRKDVKWHDGEPFTAEDVKFTYKTIIDKDTPTAYDADFKIIDNVTIPDNYTVRVNYKTPFAPALNSWTMSILAKHLLEGKKITQSPLQRNPVGTGPFKFVKWEPGKSITLKANKDYFKGSPYLAKYVLKIIPDTAAMFMTLLNQDIDLMSMSPLQYTKQTDTSQFENHFNKYSYLSNSYTYIGYNLKKEMFEDKKVRQALSCATPKKGIIDSVLFGQGKVATGPYKPGTYWYNPDVPRYNYNLEKAKQLLAEAGWKDTDGDKILEKNGKEFSFTLMTNQGNSSRSKIAEIVQQSWEKLGIKVEIRVIEWATLINEYIDKRNFDALVMGWSIPLEPDLYNVWHSSKCKGKNLNFICYQNEKLDKLIEKARLTFDMEKRKELYFKAQEILAEDQPYTFLYVPKALVGLHKRFRGVEPAPAGITYNLEEWYVPEGLRKYELKQ; from the coding sequence ATGCATTGTTCAAAATATTTTAAACTTGCAGTTCTATTATTTAGCTTTCTGATATTCGCCTGCTCTCAGCAGGAGAAAACAAATGTTGAAAACAAGAAAGAAACTGCTCCCACTCCGACTAAAGAAGCTAAATCAGAAAAATCCTTCGGCGGTATGCTTTTTGAAGGGAGTATTGGTGATGCAAGCAACTTAATTCCAATTCTCGCTTCCGATTCCGTCTCCCACAGCGTAGCTTCTTTTGTTTACAACGGGCTGTTAAAGTACAACAAAAATCTCAAACTTGTGGGTGACTTGGCAAAAGACTGGGAAATCTCTGATAACAAGAAAACAATCACATTTAACTTGAGAAAAGATGTTAAATGGCACGACGGTGAACCTTTTACCGCTGAAGACGTAAAATTCACATATAAAACGATTATCGATAAAGACACACCAACTGCCTACGATGCAGACTTCAAGATTATAGATAATGTAACAATACCCGATAATTATACCGTGCGTGTAAATTATAAAACTCCATTCGCACCTGCACTAAACAGCTGGACAATGTCTATTCTTGCAAAACATCTGCTTGAGGGGAAAAAAATCACTCAGTCTCCGTTGCAGAGAAATCCCGTGGGAACAGGTCCGTTTAAATTTGTAAAATGGGAACCCGGAAAAAGTATTACACTGAAAGCCAACAAAGATTATTTCAAAGGAAGCCCGTATTTGGCTAAATATGTACTGAAAATTATTCCTGATACAGCAGCAATGTTCATGACCCTCTTAAACCAGGATATAGACCTTATGTCCATGTCACCTCTTCAGTACACTAAACAAACGGATACCTCCCAGTTTGAAAATCATTTCAACAAATATTCTTACCTGTCCAACTCATACACCTACATAGGTTACAACCTTAAAAAGGAAATGTTTGAAGATAAAAAAGTAAGACAGGCTCTCTCCTGTGCCACCCCTAAAAAGGGTATCATAGATAGTGTACTATTCGGGCAAGGAAAGGTTGCAACAGGCCCATATAAACCCGGAACTTATTGGTATAACCCTGATGTCCCCAGATACAATTACAATTTAGAAAAGGCAAAACAGCTTTTGGCAGAAGCAGGCTGGAAAGATACAGATGGTGATAAAATTCTCGAGAAAAATGGTAAAGAATTCTCTTTTACACTAATGACCAATCAAGGAAATTCCAGCAGGTCAAAGATAGCTGAAATTGTGCAGCAAAGCTGGGAGAAACTGGGCATAAAGGTGGAAATCAGAGTGATAGAATGGGCTACTCTGATTAATGAATACATTGACAAAAGAAACTTCGACGCACTTGTTATGGGTTGGTCTATCCCCTTGGAACCTGACCTTTACAACGTCTGGCACTCCTCAAAGTGTAAAGGCAAGAACTTAAATTTCATTTGCTATCAGAATGAAAAACTGGACAAATTGATTGAAAAAGCCAGGCTTACATTCGACATGGAAAAACGGAAAGAATTATATTTTAAGGCGCAGGAAATTTTGGCTGAAGATCAGCCTTACACTTTTCTGTACGTTCCCAAAGCACTTGTAGGATTGCATAAAAGATTCCGCGGTGTTGAGCCCGCCCCGGCCGGCATTACATATAACCTTGAAGAATGGTATGTTCCTGAAGGTTTAAGAAAATACGAGCTTAAACAATAA
- the secG gene encoding preprotein translocase subunit SecG, with translation MYAILLGIHIFICFLLIIAVLLQSAKGTSLSEAFGGGSSNVFGPGSPASIINKVTTVLVVIFFFTSIALSVLSSSKSGSSVINQMQQPPATQQQQSQPKIPLESK, from the coding sequence ATGTATGCAATATTATTGGGAATTCATATTTTTATTTGTTTTTTGCTGATCATAGCAGTCCTTTTACAGTCAGCAAAAGGGACAAGCCTTAGTGAAGCTTTCGGCGGCGGCTCCAGCAATGTGTTCGGGCCGGGCAGTCCTGCGAGTATTATCAACAAAGTAACAACGGTCTTGGTTGTAATATTCTTTTTTACCTCCATAGCGCTGTCAGTATTGTCAAGCAGCAAAAGCGGCAGTTCTGTAATTAATCAAATGCAACAACCGCCTGCTACACAGCAGCAACAAAGTCAGCCAAAAATTCCTTTGGAAAGCAAATAA
- a CDS encoding ParA family protein, whose product MGKIVAIANQKGGVGKTTTAVNLAAALAFAELKVLLIDMDPQANATSGLGFTPSKLKASIYDVIISDTPIESIISDTEIDQLFIAPSRIELTGAEVELVTVISRESRLKKSLKNITDKYDIIIIDCPPSLGLLTINSLTASNSVMIPLQCEYYALEGLSQLINTINLIKDNLNPDLEMEGILLTMYDPRNNLSREVHTQVKDYFKEKLFNTIIPRNVKLSEAPSYGKPIFSYDIRSKGSESYIELAREILKRL is encoded by the coding sequence ATGGGAAAAATAGTAGCTATAGCTAACCAGAAAGGCGGCGTGGGCAAAACAACAACTGCTGTAAATCTTGCAGCCGCTCTTGCTTTTGCTGAGCTTAAAGTGCTTTTAATCGATATGGATCCCCAGGCCAATGCCACAAGCGGTTTGGGGTTCACACCTTCCAAGCTGAAGGCAAGTATCTACGATGTCATTATCAGTGACACCCCGATTGAAAGTATTATTTCAGATACAGAAATTGATCAGCTTTTTATAGCACCCAGTAGAATTGAACTAACCGGAGCTGAAGTTGAGCTGGTGACAGTAATTTCAAGGGAATCCAGACTGAAAAAATCTTTAAAAAATATTACCGATAAATATGACATCATCATTATAGACTGCCCTCCTTCTCTGGGACTACTGACAATAAACTCGCTTACAGCATCCAATTCAGTAATGATACCGCTGCAATGCGAATATTATGCGCTGGAAGGCTTGAGTCAGCTCATAAATACTATAAATCTTATTAAAGACAACCTGAATCCGGATTTAGAAATGGAGGGTATACTATTGACAATGTATGACCCCAGAAATAACCTGTCCAGAGAAGTGCATACTCAGGTGAAAGATTATTTTAAAGAGAAACTATTTAATACTATTATTCCGAGAAATGTAAAGCTTAGTGAAGCACCAAGCTATGGAAAACCTATTTTTTCCTATGATATAAGGTCAAAAGGTTCGGAAAGTTATATAGAACTGGCAAGGGAGATACTGAAAAGATTATGA
- a CDS encoding ParB/RepB/Spo0J family partition protein — protein MKNKSPLGRGLESLIPKSEAETKNVMELDISDIQPNPQQPRKNFDRESLNDLVESIKSKGVIQPLIVGKFENKFILIAGERRWRAAGLAGLKKVPVVVRDIKDEQEKLELAIIENIQRENLNPHELAAAYKNLMEKYGYSQEQVAAVVGKSRSAVANSLRLLFLPTEILKSLEKGSISEGHARALLGLNDKETILEVFRKILQKKLTVRQTEDLIKKLNKGSNIQPKKEDKSVFIKDIEEELENYFHTKVEVKHKKNGGTIEIKYSTQDELNRIINDLRGEK, from the coding sequence ATGAAAAACAAAAGCCCTCTGGGAAGAGGTTTGGAATCTTTAATACCAAAAAGTGAAGCGGAAACAAAGAATGTAATGGAACTGGACATCTCGGATATTCAGCCTAACCCCCAACAACCCCGCAAAAATTTTGACCGGGAGTCACTAAATGACCTGGTGGAATCAATAAAAAGCAAAGGGGTAATCCAGCCTCTGATTGTAGGTAAATTCGAAAACAAATTTATACTGATTGCAGGTGAGCGACGGTGGCGTGCCGCAGGGCTTGCAGGCTTAAAGAAAGTGCCGGTTGTCGTCCGGGACATAAAGGATGAGCAGGAAAAACTGGAACTTGCAATAATAGAAAACATTCAAAGGGAAAATCTCAATCCACACGAACTGGCGGCAGCATACAAAAATCTGATGGAAAAATATGGTTACAGTCAGGAACAAGTTGCAGCAGTTGTGGGAAAAAGCAGAAGTGCCGTGGCAAACAGCCTAAGACTACTTTTTCTTCCGACTGAGATTCTTAAATCGCTTGAAAAAGGCTCAATATCTGAGGGACATGCCAGAGCCCTTCTCGGCCTGAACGACAAAGAAACAATACTGGAAGTTTTCAGAAAAATTTTACAAAAAAAATTAACAGTAAGACAAACTGAAGACTTGATTAAAAAATTAAATAAAGGTAGTAATATTCAGCCGAAAAAAGAAGATAAATCCGTATTTATTAAAGACATTGAAGAAGAACTTGAAAACTATTTCCATACGAAAGTGGAGGTAAAACACAAGAAAAACGGTGGAACAATTGAGATTAAATATTCTACCCAAGATGAACTAAACAGAATCATAAATGATTTAAGGGGCGAAAAATGA